From the genome of Mesorhizobium japonicum MAFF 303099, one region includes:
- a CDS encoding sulfate ABC transporter substrate-binding protein → MTKPHFRKLLGALVATSVQFGTLGFAFADTTILNVSYDPTRELYKAYDEAFAAHWKAETGETVTIQQSHGGSGAQARAVIDGLDADVVTLALEGDINAIVSKSKKINPDWRKKFENNSAPYTSTIIFLVRKGNPKGIHDWSDLVKDGTQVITPNPKTSGGARWNYLAAWAYANAHDGGDEAKTKEFVGKLYANAPVLDTGARGSTVTFAQKGIGDVLIGWENDAYLALDEFGADNFEIVYPPTSILAEPPVAVVDANVDAKGTRKVAEAYLGWLYSKEGQTIIAKNHYRPAKPELVAAVDLPKTPDIKLISIDDPLFGGWKKAQPYHFGDGGIFDQIYKPAQ, encoded by the coding sequence ATGACCAAACCTCATTTCAGGAAACTGCTCGGCGCACTGGTCGCCACATCTGTCCAGTTCGGCACGCTCGGTTTCGCGTTCGCCGACACCACCATCCTCAACGTGTCCTATGATCCGACGCGTGAGCTCTACAAGGCCTATGACGAGGCATTTGCCGCCCACTGGAAGGCCGAGACCGGCGAGACGGTGACCATCCAGCAGTCGCATGGCGGATCGGGCGCCCAAGCCCGCGCCGTGATCGACGGCCTCGACGCCGACGTGGTGACGCTGGCGCTCGAGGGCGACATCAACGCCATCGTCTCCAAGTCGAAGAAGATCAATCCCGACTGGCGCAAGAAATTCGAAAACAATTCAGCGCCTTACACCTCGACCATCATCTTCCTGGTCCGCAAGGGCAATCCCAAGGGCATCCACGACTGGAGCGACCTGGTCAAGGACGGCACCCAGGTGATCACGCCCAATCCCAAGACCTCAGGCGGTGCCCGCTGGAACTACCTGGCAGCCTGGGCCTACGCCAACGCCCATGATGGCGGCGACGAGGCCAAAACCAAGGAGTTCGTCGGCAAGCTCTACGCCAATGCCCCGGTTCTCGACACCGGCGCACGCGGCTCGACCGTCACCTTCGCACAAAAGGGCATCGGCGACGTGCTGATCGGCTGGGAAAACGACGCCTATCTGGCGCTCGACGAATTCGGCGCCGACAATTTCGAGATCGTCTATCCGCCGACATCGATCCTGGCCGAGCCGCCGGTGGCAGTCGTCGACGCCAACGTCGATGCCAAGGGCACGCGCAAGGTGGCCGAAGCCTATCTCGGCTGGCTCTATTCCAAGGAAGGCCAGACGATCATCGCCAAGAACCACTATCGCCCGGCCAAGCCCGAACTGGTGGCGGCCGTCGATCTGCCCAAGACCCCCGATATCAAGCTGATCTCCATCGACGATCCGCTTTTCGGCGGCTGGAAGAAGGCGCAGCCTTATCATTTCGGCGACGGTGGTATATTCGACCAGATCTACAAGCCGGCCCAGTGA